A region from the Desmonostoc muscorum LEGE 12446 genome encodes:
- a CDS encoding diiron oxygenase — translation MSTSTFIQDTSELEKTLSTLINLTNSDTYNPFKELVWPDSIESHKLWMSSSLMSIDGTRFEQELSEEQLIELSKWEFINFCSLNVTGIRELLIEMTSRLHTPGFEVLSEYLHYLIAEENEHMWYFSKFCLQYAGKIYPDRALAVASFPEADIASFMVFVRVLIFEEIVDFYNRKMGQDKILPKFIQNINWLHHLDEGRHIKYGRQYVNLACQELLNKYPKQRILEMESTIKGFMQLSVQKLYRREIFVDAGLNEPGKMRKELLAHPVRQQFNKKLIASTAKFLTQIGLFSNSSVLPEPEQVVN, via the coding sequence GTGAGTACATCAACTTTTATCCAAGATACATCCGAATTAGAAAAAACTCTCTCTACACTCATTAATCTAACCAACTCTGATACTTATAACCCATTCAAAGAACTTGTTTGGCCTGATAGCATAGAGAGCCACAAATTATGGATGTCATCGAGCCTGATGTCGATTGATGGAACTCGTTTTGAACAAGAACTTTCTGAAGAACAATTAATTGAATTAAGCAAATGGGAATTTATTAATTTTTGCAGTTTGAATGTAACTGGCATCCGCGAATTATTAATAGAAATGACGAGTCGCTTGCATACACCAGGATTTGAAGTATTATCAGAATACCTGCATTATTTAATTGCAGAAGAGAATGAACATATGTGGTATTTCTCTAAGTTCTGTCTGCAATATGCTGGTAAAATTTACCCCGATCGAGCTTTGGCAGTGGCTAGTTTTCCCGAAGCAGATATCGCCAGCTTTATGGTCTTCGTTCGGGTTCTGATATTTGAAGAAATTGTTGATTTTTATAATCGTAAAATGGGTCAGGATAAAATCTTACCGAAGTTTATCCAAAACATAAACTGGCTTCACCACTTAGACGAAGGCAGACACATTAAATATGGTCGCCAGTATGTTAATTTAGCCTGTCAGGAGTTGCTAAATAAATATCCCAAACAACGAATTTTAGAAATGGAGTCTACTATTAAAGGTTTTATGCAACTTTCTGTACAAAAGCTTTATCGACGTGAGATATTTGTTGATGCCGGACTTAATGAGCCGGGTAAGATGCGAAAAGAGTTGCTCGCACATCCAGTCCGTCAGCAATTCAACAAAAAATTAATAGCAAGCACTGCAAAATTTTTGACCCAAATAGGCTTATTTTCAAATTCGAGCGTATTGCCTGAACCTGAACAAGTTGTTAACTAG
- a CDS encoding putative quinol monooxygenase has protein sequence MSIPKNKRFLSLTRRHVLKLLGISASFGAGVMLPSSLRAATPLKGDEQISTEKESVNHQSKKRVNVGVLARFEAKPGKEAELESLLRKGLAMVEKEPATTQWYAIKIGPTTYGIFDVFPDEAGRQAHFDGKFTALLFSKLPELQALEPKIELIDVVATTLGRKHVSKETKKRVNVGVLARFEAKPGKEAELESLLRNGVALVEKEPATTEWFAIKIAPTTYGIFDVFPDEAGRQAHFDGEFTALLFSKLPELQALQPKIELIDVVATTINKKIPIWD, from the coding sequence ATGTCAATTCCGAAAAACAAGCGTTTTCTATCCCTTACTCGTCGCCATGTCCTCAAGTTACTCGGCATCTCTGCAAGCTTTGGAGCAGGGGTTATGCTGCCAAGTAGCCTTCGTGCTGCAACTCCGCTGAAGGGAGATGAGCAAATATCTACTGAGAAAGAATCTGTGAATCATCAGAGTAAAAAAAGGGTAAATGTTGGAGTACTAGCTCGTTTTGAAGCAAAACCAGGTAAGGAAGCAGAACTTGAGAGTCTTTTGAGAAAGGGTCTTGCGATGGTAGAAAAAGAACCTGCGACAACCCAGTGGTATGCAATCAAAATCGGGCCTACGACCTATGGTATTTTCGACGTTTTCCCCGACGAGGCAGGACGGCAAGCGCATTTTGACGGTAAATTTACGGCTTTACTATTTTCAAAACTGCCTGAATTACAAGCCTTAGAGCCAAAAATTGAGCTTATAGATGTGGTGGCAACAACCCTTGGGAGAAAACACGTTAGTAAAGAGACTAAAAAAAGGGTAAATGTTGGAGTACTAGCTCGTTTTGAAGCAAAACCAGGTAAGGAAGCAGAACTTGAGAGTCTTTTGAGAAACGGCGTTGCTTTGGTAGAAAAAGAACCCGCTACGACAGAGTGGTTTGCAATCAAAATCGCACCTACGACCTATGGCATTTTCGATGTTTTCCCAGACGAGGCAGGTCGGCAAGCGCATTTTGACGGTGAATTTACGGCTTTACTATTTTCAAAACTGCCTGAATTGCAGGCGTTACAGCCAAAAATTGAACTTATAGACGTGGTGGCAACAACGATAAATAAGAAGATCCCAATTTGGGATTGA